In Ipomoea triloba cultivar NCNSP0323 chromosome 15, ASM357664v1, one genomic interval encodes:
- the LOC116006607 gene encoding uncharacterized protein LOC116006607, with the protein MDLDEWEVLPEDGFLQIHDDGAGKKIFSRKYGAAPTSHVFKMNYFVCPPPVNPANQFVETTTQLLPLPLPSVQFIGDHHQMDIAATEAEPDRVSQVFFKKIKETDFPSDMKLDSPKSNNSAVMPQVDAGEVYKADQAVEDDGDSSDHENGGPNLLNWSMTGVGAILSFGVAAVVSTVCILIAGNRQKHRKNHKLRFQIYTDEKRIKQMVHHATRLNQAISGVPITRAHITIGSYYDAL; encoded by the exons ATGGATCTTGATGAGTGGGAAGTGCTGCCGGAGGATGGGTTTCTGCAAATCCACGATGACGGTGCCGGGAAGAAGATATTTTCCAGGAAATACGGCGCCGCTCCGACCAGTCATGTCTTCAAGATGAACTACTTCGTCTGCCCCCCGCCGGTAAATCCGGCCAATCAATTCGTCGAAACTACAACCCAATTGCTCCCCCTCCCTCTCCCGTCAGTTCAGTTCATCGGTGATCATCATCAGATGGATATAGCGGCGACGGAGGCTGAGCCGGATCGGGTGTCGCAAGTTTTCTTCAAGAAAATTAAGGAAACTGATTTCCCTTCCGACATGAAACTGGACTCCCCCAAGTCCAACAACAGCGCCGTCATGCCTCAGGTCGATGCCGGAGAAGTGTACAAAGCTGACCAGGCGGTTGAAGATGATGGGGACAGTAGTGATCATGAAAATGGTGGTCCGAATCTATTGAACTGGAGCATGACCGGAGTTGGAGCTATTCTTTCTTTTGGAGTGGCCGCCGTTGTCTCTACAGTATGCATCCTCATCGCCGGAAACCGGCAGAAGCACCGGAAAAATCACAAACTCCGGTTTCAAATCTACACTGATGAGAAG AGGATCAAGCAAATGGTGCACCATGCAACAAGGTTGAATCAAGCAATTTCAGGGGTTCCCATCACCAGAGCTCACATCACAATTGGAAGTTATTATGATGCACTTTAA